A stretch of the Prochlorococcus marinus str. MIT 0918 genome encodes the following:
- a CDS encoding RNA recognition motif domain-containing protein — protein MSIFVGNLPFRAEQEDVIQLFAPYGEVANCSLPLERDTGRKRGFAFIEMADEAAEAAAIEALQGAELMGRPLRINKAEPRGGGGGGRGGYGGGGGRGGYGGGGGYGGGGGYGGGGYGGGGQGGYGGGGQGGYGGGGQGGYGGGGQGGYGGGGQGGYGGGGGYGGGQGGYGGGGQGGYGGGGQGGYGGDQADSNSDQRSSGAKGWEDRSYGSSESVERDETRSKRRRGASADGDQNADYGGAEG, from the coding sequence GTGAGTATTTTTGTTGGCAACTTGCCCTTCCGCGCTGAGCAGGAAGATGTTATTCAATTGTTTGCGCCTTATGGAGAGGTTGCAAACTGTTCTTTGCCTTTAGAACGCGATACAGGTCGCAAAAGAGGTTTTGCATTTATTGAAATGGCTGATGAGGCAGCAGAAGCTGCGGCTATTGAAGCTCTTCAAGGTGCCGAATTAATGGGACGTCCTTTGAGAATTAACAAAGCTGAACCACGTGGCGGCGGCGGCGGCGGTCGAGGCGGTTACGGCGGCGGCGGCGGTCGAGGCGGCTACGGCGGCGGCGGCGGCTACGGCGGCGGTGGCGGTTACGGCGGCGGCGGCTACGGCGGCGGTGGTCAAGGCGGCTACGGCGGCGGTGGTCAAGGCGGCTACGGTGGTGGTGGTCAAGGCGGCTACGGCGGCGGTGGTCAAGGCGGCTACGGCGGCGGTGGTCAAGGCGGCTATGGTGGCGGTGGCGGCTACGGCGGCGGTCAAGGCGGCTACGGTGGCGGTGGTCAAGGCGGCTACGGTGGCGGTGGTCAAGGCGGCTACGGCGGTGACCAAGCTGATTCAAATTCTGATCAAAGATCTTCTGGCGCTAAAGGTTGGGAAGATCGCAGTTATGGTTCTTCCGAATCTGTTGAGAGAGATGAAACTAGAAGTAAAAGAAGAAGAGGAGCTTCTGCGGATGGAGATCAGAATGCTGATTATGGAGGAGCTGAGGGTTAG
- the dusA gene encoding tRNA dihydrouridine(20/20a) synthase DusA, translated as MVTKSKPIITEAYQFSIAPMLDCTDRHFRVLMRQISKKTLLYTEMIVAQALQYKNKSKLLDYDSIEHPIALQIGGEDPQLLSEAAQLGEIWGYDEINLNLGCPSPRVQSGNFGACLMAQPSKVAKCVEAMKKACNLPITIKHRTGVDNLDTYDYLLSFIDIVNDAGVERFSIHARKALLQGLNPKQNRSIPPLEYEKVAQIKKDRPNLKIELNGGLTNLEECIHGLQTFDGVMVGRAIYSNPLNWKNIDEKLYGEKPKITKASHVIKNLIPYAENHLSQNGRLWDICKHTLQLVQGTPGARKWRNELSTKAQKAKANLNILEKAAQQLEEAGL; from the coding sequence ATGGTGACAAAATCAAAACCAATAATTACAGAAGCATATCAATTCAGCATCGCCCCAATGCTGGATTGCACAGATAGACATTTTAGAGTTCTTATGAGACAAATCAGTAAAAAAACTTTGCTATATACAGAAATGATTGTCGCCCAAGCTTTGCAATATAAAAATAAAAGTAAGCTATTGGATTATGACTCAATTGAACATCCTATTGCTTTACAGATCGGAGGAGAAGATCCTCAACTGCTATCAGAGGCTGCTCAGCTTGGAGAAATTTGGGGTTATGACGAAATTAATTTAAATCTTGGTTGTCCAAGCCCTCGAGTCCAATCAGGAAACTTTGGGGCATGTTTAATGGCCCAGCCAAGCAAAGTAGCTAAATGCGTAGAGGCAATGAAAAAAGCATGCAATCTTCCAATAACAATCAAACACAGAACTGGGGTAGATAATCTCGATACATACGATTATCTTCTTTCATTTATAGATATAGTTAATGATGCAGGAGTAGAACGCTTTTCAATTCATGCAAGAAAAGCATTGTTGCAAGGTTTAAATCCTAAACAGAATCGATCTATACCTCCTCTTGAATATGAAAAAGTTGCTCAAATTAAAAAAGATCGTCCAAATTTAAAAATCGAATTAAATGGAGGACTTACAAATTTAGAAGAATGTATTCATGGACTACAAACATTTGATGGAGTAATGGTAGGCAGAGCAATCTATTCAAACCCTCTAAATTGGAAAAACATTGATGAAAAATTATATGGAGAAAAACCTAAAATCACCAAAGCATCGCATGTAATTAAAAACTTAATTCCTTACGCCGAAAATCATTTAAGTCAAAATGGGCGTTTATGGGATATTTGCAAACATACTTTGCAATTAGTACAAGGAACTCCTGGGGCTCGTAAATGGAGAAACGAACTAAGTACAAAAGCTCAAAAGGCAAAAGCAAATTTAAATATTCTAGAAAAAGCTGCCCAGCAACTTGAAGAGGCTGGGCTTTAA
- the msrB gene encoding peptide-methionine (R)-S-oxide reductase MsrB produces MNRNFLLSSRRSFLMGLVSIFLSSFTRAKKVFAASKAGDSSWELTKEEWKQRLSSEAYQVLREEGTERPFSSQLNNEKRKGIFACAACNLPLFDSSKKFDSGTGWPSFFEALPNSIETKTDFKLIVPRTEYHCKRCGGHQGHVFNDGPRPTGKRYCNNGVALVFKADT; encoded by the coding sequence ATGAATAGAAACTTTTTATTATCTAGTCGCAGGAGTTTTCTGATGGGATTAGTTTCCATTTTTTTGAGTTCTTTTACAAGGGCTAAAAAAGTTTTTGCAGCTTCAAAAGCAGGAGATTCCTCTTGGGAGTTGACCAAGGAAGAATGGAAACAAAGATTATCTTCAGAGGCTTATCAAGTTCTAAGGGAAGAAGGAACTGAAAGACCTTTTTCTAGTCAGTTGAATAATGAGAAAAGAAAAGGTATTTTTGCATGTGCAGCCTGTAACTTGCCATTATTTGATTCATCCAAAAAATTTGATAGTGGCACTGGATGGCCCAGCTTTTTTGAAGCATTACCAAATTCTATAGAAACGAAGACAGATTTTAAATTGATAGTTCCTCGAACTGAATATCATTGCAAGAGATGTGGTGGGCATCAAGGTCATGTCTTTAATGATGGGCCCCGTCCTACAGGAAAAAGATATTGTAATAATGGTGTCGCCTTAGTTTTTAAAGCTGATACTTGA